One Aureispira anguillae genomic region harbors:
- a CDS encoding glucosaminidase domain-containing protein produces the protein MNNQSLIILKNKTQSYWYSIKPRIKIVAVRAAFVMLLFILMSNQEISFHIHIGAPTVVTNYSEDQNQGAIMNASLVEVPKKWWQQIKAEKNDIRTELNLANAATAVGAALSPAEQEAAAKYSNLGFVLNPSYAIKKGIDPKIVAFKTQKCYDYIELYLSTAKEEANLYGIPVAITLAQGLLESNAGDSKLAKNDNNHFGIKCKSKCVGCRCANYTDDSKYDMFRVFDSAWYSFREHSNLLMGSRYKHLTKLAKTEYKNWAHGLEAAGYATDKQYAEKLIKIIEALHLQQFDK, from the coding sequence ATGAATAATCAAAGCCTTATCATCCTCAAAAACAAAACACAATCTTATTGGTATAGTATTAAACCACGAATTAAAATTGTAGCTGTTAGAGCAGCCTTTGTTATGTTGTTATTTATCCTTATGTCTAATCAGGAAATATCATTTCATATTCATATTGGTGCGCCTACAGTAGTTACTAATTATTCTGAGGATCAAAACCAAGGAGCAATTATGAACGCAAGTTTAGTAGAAGTTCCTAAAAAATGGTGGCAACAAATAAAAGCAGAAAAGAATGATATTAGGACGGAGCTTAATCTTGCCAATGCGGCAACTGCTGTTGGGGCGGCGCTATCTCCTGCTGAACAGGAAGCTGCGGCTAAGTATTCTAACTTGGGCTTTGTACTAAATCCTTCTTATGCTATCAAAAAGGGAATCGATCCCAAGATTGTAGCATTCAAAACACAAAAATGTTACGATTATATAGAACTTTATCTTTCTACAGCTAAGGAAGAAGCTAATTTATATGGTATTCCTGTAGCGATCACCTTAGCGCAAGGCTTACTAGAAAGTAATGCGGGGGATAGTAAGCTTGCTAAAAATGATAATAACCATTTTGGTATAAAATGCAAATCCAAGTGTGTTGGATGTCGATGTGCCAATTACACGGATGATAGCAAATATGATATGTTTAGAGTTTTTGATTCGGCTTGGTATAGCTTTAGAGAACATAGCAATTTATTGATGGGGTCTAGATATAAGCATTTGACAAAATTAGCAAAAACAGAATACAAGAATTGGGCGCATGGCTTGGAAGCAGCAGGGTATGCAACCGATAAACAATATGCTGAAAAGCTCATAAAAATTATAGAAGCACTCCACTTACAGCAATTTGATAAGTAA
- a CDS encoding undecaprenyldiphospho-muramoylpentapeptide beta-N-acetylglucosaminyltransferase: MAKQQHIVFTGGGTLGHVMPNLPLIEHYQQEGWKVSYIGSKAGEERAKIEGLGIPYYPIRTGKLRRYFDFQNFLDIFNVAIAIVQSFFLLLRLRPTVLFSKGGYVALPPVIGAWLMRVPTIIHESDMTPGLTTKISKRFAKQICVSFQNATRFFPKDKVHWTGLPVRNLVFQANKARGLEVSGFTGKRPILLTFGGSLGAAFLNTMIRENVKNGNLAAYDVINICGSGKLDPTMQFDNYVQFESLADDFLHIMKASDLVITRGGATSLFELLAMKKLHIIIPLSKNASRGDQIHNANYFSSLEVSTFLEEEDYIWEQMHQQIQSTLENKALTLAKIDSLEFANATKKVIAVIDKVATK; encoded by the coding sequence ATGGCAAAACAGCAACACATTGTATTTACAGGGGGCGGAACCTTAGGTCATGTAATGCCTAACTTACCTCTGATTGAACATTATCAACAAGAGGGTTGGAAGGTTTCTTATATTGGTTCTAAAGCAGGAGAAGAACGAGCAAAAATAGAAGGGTTAGGAATTCCTTATTATCCAATAAGAACAGGAAAACTTCGCCGCTATTTTGATTTTCAGAACTTTCTAGACATTTTTAATGTAGCAATAGCTATTGTTCAATCCTTTTTCTTACTGTTGCGTTTACGCCCAACAGTATTGTTTTCCAAAGGGGGCTATGTTGCCTTGCCTCCTGTTATAGGAGCATGGCTAATGCGTGTCCCAACCATTATCCATGAATCGGACATGACGCCAGGTTTGACCACTAAAATATCCAAACGTTTTGCTAAACAAATCTGTGTTTCTTTTCAAAATGCAACTCGATTTTTTCCAAAGGACAAAGTACATTGGACAGGTTTACCTGTTCGTAATTTGGTATTTCAGGCTAACAAAGCACGGGGATTGGAAGTAAGTGGGTTTACAGGTAAACGCCCTATCCTATTGACTTTTGGAGGAAGCTTAGGGGCTGCATTTCTGAATACGATGATTCGTGAAAATGTTAAAAATGGCAATCTTGCTGCTTATGACGTTATTAATATTTGTGGCAGTGGAAAATTAGACCCCACGATGCAATTCGACAATTATGTTCAATTTGAATCATTGGCAGATGATTTTTTGCATATTATGAAGGCTTCAGATTTGGTTATTACTAGAGGGGGAGCAACCTCTTTATTTGAATTGTTAGCAATGAAAAAGTTGCATATTATCATCCCTCTATCTAAAAATGCTAGCCGTGGAGATCAAATTCATAATGCCAACTATTTTTCTAGTTTAGAGGTCTCTACTTTTCTAGAAGAAGAAGATTATATTTGGGAACAAATGCATCAGCAAATCCAATCTACTTTAGAAAATAAAGCTCTTACCTTAGCCAAGATTGATAGCTTAGAATTTGCTAATGCAACTAAAAAAGTGATAGCGGTTATTGATAAAGTCGCAACAAAATAA
- a CDS encoding acyl-CoA thioesterase, with translation MENSKRELTLRFLAEPTDVNFGGKVHGGMVMKWIDQAGYACARHWSGGYCVTVYVGGIRFLKPIHIGSLVEIQAKVIYTGRTSMHISVDVLANDPKEDEKIKTTHCVIIFVAVDKDGKPEPTPKWIPESKEDKDLEDYAKRLMELRTNIQEEMSRR, from the coding sequence ATGGAGAATAGCAAACGAGAATTAACGCTTCGCTTTTTGGCAGAGCCAACAGATGTAAATTTTGGTGGAAAAGTACATGGGGGAATGGTTATGAAATGGATTGATCAAGCAGGCTATGCTTGTGCTAGACATTGGTCAGGGGGCTATTGCGTTACCGTTTATGTTGGAGGGATTCGTTTTTTAAAACCCATCCATATTGGCAGTTTGGTAGAGATTCAAGCAAAGGTGATTTATACAGGTAGAACAAGTATGCACATCTCTGTTGATGTTTTAGCCAATGACCCTAAAGAAGATGAAAAAATAAAGACTACACATTGTGTTATCATTTTTGTAGCGGTAGATAAAGATGGAAAGCCAGAACCAACTCCTAAATGGATTCCTGAATCGAAAGAGGATAAGGATTTAGAAGATTATGCCAAGCGCTTAATGGAACTACGAACGAACATTCAAGAAGAGATGAGTCGTCGCTAA
- a CDS encoding T9SS type A sorting domain-containing protein, which yields MKIIMYKLISLFLLGLTWNNVWAQTIDGPTEICPSSLLVTTYELIDYPCDAIANLNWQLDYPVSAAYGGSNPVVITWSTTGADDEAILSVTYDCINYSSDGTPVVTKDTVELEIAILNINEPIITSSSLVELTCSETEFTVNIASQPGSATYSVTHPDCFGYSYSSSSSQFNFTTDNSASGEICITIYQPSCGTSRTECITVTRECEDNLTFSSASPISNSYNPVNNYITASDVSTASFSNLEFKAGKAILLQPGFSGDKVFLAHIGPCSCVPDGQTGCFYQRSAQSTSTGTSSTRRNPQSSVNPDYIAKQQTRLVSTEDAVSNAFSIYPNPSSGAFTIHFEKQPLNATIQIFDIMGRLQKSIPANNPIQVIDASELESGVYLVVVSGQEHLFKEKIIISK from the coding sequence ATGAAAATTATTATGTATAAATTAATTAGCTTGTTTCTCCTAGGGCTTACTTGGAACAACGTTTGGGCTCAAACAATAGATGGTCCTACTGAAATTTGTCCATCAAGTCTACTGGTCACTACTTATGAACTCATTGATTATCCTTGTGATGCTATCGCTAATCTAAACTGGCAGCTTGATTATCCTGTATCTGCTGCTTATGGAGGGTCGAATCCCGTAGTTATTACATGGTCTACAACAGGGGCAGATGACGAAGCTATTTTATCGGTTACGTATGACTGTATTAATTATAGCAGTGATGGGACTCCAGTAGTCACCAAAGATACCGTTGAGCTGGAGATCGCTATTCTAAATATCAATGAACCAATCATAACTTCATCTAGTCTAGTCGAATTAACCTGTAGTGAAACGGAGTTTACCGTCAATATAGCCTCCCAACCAGGTTCAGCAACCTATAGCGTTACTCATCCTGATTGTTTTGGATACAGTTATAGTTCTAGTAGCTCTCAATTTAACTTTACCACAGATAATTCTGCGAGTGGAGAGATTTGTATTACTATTTATCAACCAAGTTGTGGGACATCTAGGACAGAGTGTATTACTGTAACAAGAGAATGCGAAGATAATTTGACCTTTTCTAGCGCATCACCGATTTCAAATAGTTATAATCCTGTTAACAACTATATTACAGCATCTGATGTGTCAACAGCTTCATTTAGTAATCTAGAATTTAAAGCAGGAAAAGCTATTTTGTTGCAGCCTGGATTTTCTGGAGATAAGGTGTTTCTAGCGCATATAGGCCCCTGTTCTTGTGTACCTGATGGGCAGACTGGTTGTTTTTATCAGAGATCTGCGCAAAGCACTTCAACAGGCACAAGCAGTACGAGAAGGAATCCACAAAGTAGTGTTAATCCCGATTATATAGCTAAACAACAAACAAGGCTTGTTTCAACAGAAGATGCCGTAAGTAATGCGTTTAGCATTTATCCTAATCCATCCTCAGGAGCGTTTACCATCCATTTTGAGAAACAGCCTCTGAATGCAACGATTCAGATTTTTGATATAATGGGAAGATTACAAAAAAGCATTCCAGCCAATAACCCCATTCAGGTTATTGATGCTTCTGAATTAGAGAGTGGAGTTTACCTTGTTGTCGTATCTGGTCAAGAACATTTATTTAAAGAGAAAATAATTATTTCGAAATAA
- a CDS encoding ParA family protein, with amino-acid sequence MSKIVAFGNQKGGVGKSTVIAMAANALSQAPFNINLCVIDCDRQQSLVEARSFEEEEEEQLPYPIYGMSVDELQDKIYDLDQQYDLILIDTAGRLDHTVSVENQEITKALMYADYLFIPFRAGSFNLEASIEYLKVANKLKELRATAARPLNYFGFVNMYKDRSKTNAFLVSEIEHLRTQGVPFMLCRLRNYTLFEEIDTVSSYYDVNANNKARLNFTVWLNEFVKILKNG; translated from the coding sequence ATGAGTAAAATAGTTGCTTTTGGAAATCAGAAGGGAGGAGTTGGCAAAAGTACTGTAATCGCAATGGCTGCCAATGCGCTTTCTCAGGCTCCTTTTAACATTAACTTATGTGTAATTGACTGCGACCGACAACAGAGTTTGGTTGAAGCACGAAGTTTTGAAGAAGAAGAAGAGGAACAACTACCTTATCCTATTTATGGTATGTCGGTAGATGAGTTGCAAGACAAAATTTATGATTTGGATCAGCAGTATGATTTGATCTTAATAGACACAGCTGGTCGCTTAGATCATACCGTGTCTGTAGAAAATCAAGAAATCACAAAAGCATTAATGTATGCTGACTACTTATTTATTCCATTTAGAGCTGGTAGTTTTAATCTGGAAGCGAGTATTGAATATTTAAAAGTGGCCAATAAACTAAAAGAATTAAGAGCCACTGCTGCTCGACCGCTAAATTATTTTGGTTTTGTCAACATGTATAAGGACCGTTCCAAAACCAATGCTTTTTTGGTTTCAGAAATAGAGCATCTCAGAACACAAGGTGTTCCTTTTATGCTATGCAGACTACGCAACTATACTTTATTTGAAGAAATTGATACTGTAAGCAGTTACTACGATGTAAACGCCAACAATAAAGCGAGGCTGAATTTTACGGTATGGCTTAATGAATTTGTAAAAATATTGAAGAATGGCTAA
- a CDS encoding MarC family protein — protein MTENIAFALLCFTSFFSLMNPLGVMPVFISMTSNLDTNDQRRTARKAMVAAFVTLLAFAFSGQLLFNFFGISVNSFRIVGGIIFFQMGADMLQARLGKVKVPKHEVKQYVADISITPLAIPMICGPGCISNAIVLMEDAASFEQKAILVGIMSFVCLLTYVILFSATTISKILGETGNNVLMRLMGLILMVIAVEFFLSGAKPILADIFPVITSRA, from the coding sequence ATGACTGAAAATATTGCTTTTGCATTATTGTGTTTTACTTCTTTTTTCTCTTTGATGAACCCTTTGGGAGTAATGCCTGTGTTTATCTCTATGACATCCAATTTGGATACCAATGATCAGAGACGAACAGCTCGCAAGGCGATGGTAGCAGCGTTTGTTACACTATTAGCCTTTGCTTTTTCGGGGCAGCTATTATTTAATTTTTTTGGTATATCTGTGAATAGCTTTCGTATTGTTGGAGGGATTATCTTCTTTCAGATGGGGGCTGATATGTTACAAGCAAGGTTAGGAAAAGTAAAGGTACCAAAGCATGAGGTCAAGCAGTACGTTGCTGATATTTCGATTACCCCTCTTGCAATTCCTATGATTTGTGGTCCTGGTTGTATTTCGAATGCAATCGTTCTGATGGAAGATGCCGCTTCTTTTGAACAAAAGGCAATTTTGGTAGGCATTATGTCCTTTGTTTGTCTGTTGACTTATGTTATATTGTTTTCTGCGACAACAATCTCCAAAATACTTGGAGAAACGGGGAATAATGTGTTAATGCGTTTGATGGGGCTAATTTTAATGGTTATAGCAGTAGAATTTTTCTTGAGCGGAGCCAAGCCTATTTTAGCAGATATTTTTCCTGTGATAACAAGTAGAGCCTAA
- a CDS encoding Lrp/AsnC family transcriptional regulator, with product MLKLDTTDYRILEMLQENAKLTTKEVAGELGLSITPVYERIKRLERHKIILKHVALVDRKKIGKNLIGFCNVSLNQHSKDNLLKFEQDVVQFNEVLECYHITGKFDYMIKIAVEDMEAYHKFTYHHLATLDNVGNVHTVFAMNDIKYSTAYSVT from the coding sequence ATGCTTAAATTAGATACTACAGATTATCGTATATTAGAAATGCTTCAAGAGAATGCAAAACTAACGACCAAAGAAGTTGCAGGAGAGTTGGGACTCAGTATTACCCCAGTATATGAACGTATTAAGCGCTTGGAACGACATAAAATTATTCTTAAGCACGTTGCTTTAGTTGATCGCAAAAAAATAGGGAAAAACCTTATTGGTTTTTGTAATGTATCGCTCAATCAGCACAGCAAAGACAATTTGCTTAAATTTGAACAAGACGTTGTGCAGTTTAATGAGGTCTTAGAATGTTATCACATTACAGGAAAATTCGATTACATGATCAAAATTGCAGTAGAGGATATGGAGGCTTATCACAAATTCACCTATCATCACTTAGCTACCCTAGATAATGTAGGTAATGTGCATACCGTATTTGCTATGAATGATATAAAATACAGCACAGCATATTCTGTAACGTAA
- a CDS encoding 4'-phosphopantetheinyl transferase family protein, which translates to MIHIYLYQFNKQAVDFSHLLTKLPLNLQERIGRKKQKRKQLMSLIGYSLLQQALEEDFNTPLNDIQFSDAGKPILKNKAIQFNISHCHNLVGVAISDKSVLGLDIEQFRKFEPIEAAFSFFSPVEQAAILRSSNPNQKLINFWSKKEALIKAIGGQMFDLAASTDVRKSSTTWLQKDYYFYPISYPFDGVIWLASLFPDETVLVKKKTYL; encoded by the coding sequence ATGATCCACATTTACTTATACCAATTCAACAAACAAGCTGTTGATTTTAGCCATTTGCTGACAAAACTTCCGCTCAACCTCCAAGAACGAATAGGAAGAAAAAAACAAAAGAGAAAACAATTGATGTCTCTAATAGGATATAGCTTATTGCAACAAGCCCTGGAGGAAGATTTTAACACTCCGCTAAATGACATTCAATTTTCAGATGCTGGAAAGCCTATTTTAAAAAATAAAGCCATCCAGTTTAATATCAGTCATTGTCATAATTTAGTTGGCGTAGCAATTAGCGATAAAAGTGTTCTAGGCTTAGATATTGAGCAATTTAGAAAATTTGAGCCCATAGAAGCTGCCTTTTCTTTTTTTAGTCCAGTGGAACAAGCGGCCATTCTCCGTTCTTCAAATCCCAATCAAAAATTAATTAATTTTTGGTCCAAAAAAGAAGCACTAATAAAGGCAATAGGAGGGCAGATGTTTGATTTGGCGGCTAGCACTGATGTCCGAAAGTCGTCAACTACTTGGTTGCAAAAAGACTACTATTTTTATCCCATCTCTTACCCATTTGATGGCGTTATCTGGTTAGCTTCGCTTTTTCCTGATGAGACCGTTCTGGTAAAAAAGAAAACATACCTATAA
- a CDS encoding HAL/PAL/TAL family ammonia-lyase — MVKVGDRRLVLRDFEKVLFDKEEITLDKNALQEVENCHQFLKEFASDKVIYGINTGFGPMAQYKIDDDKRIQLQYNLIRSHCSGMGEAFEGTYIQAAMLCQLNTMMLAHSGIDKQVPELISQLINHKICPIVFEHGGVGASGDLVQLAHLALGYIGEGDVLYKGQVQPCAKVMEEHNIKPLEIQMREGLSLMNGTSVMTGVGFVNASLAKNLLGWSITASAMLNEIVCAYDDHLSKELNYAKQHKGQRVIADILRSILGDSQLTENRQEHLYNTEVKETVIKKKVQEYYSLRCLPQILGPIYDALSQTINTLENEANSVNDNPIIDVATQNVYHGGNFHGDYVSLSMDHLRLAVTKMSMLAERQLNFLLNHKINDILPPFVNLGELGFNFGVQGAQFTATSTTAENQMLSNSMYVHSIPNNNDNQDVVSMGTNSSSATRRVIENAYQVIAIEFVAIVQAIEYLQIEDKLSSFTKELYQELKTITPPFVEDTTMYQRNTAVKEYLQNKRLAIFEQPNLSNISLNNANGIKTH, encoded by the coding sequence ATGGTAAAAGTAGGAGATAGACGACTCGTTTTACGAGACTTTGAAAAAGTTTTATTCGATAAAGAAGAAATCACCTTAGATAAAAATGCTCTTCAAGAAGTTGAAAACTGTCATCAGTTCTTAAAAGAATTCGCTTCTGATAAAGTTATCTATGGCATCAATACTGGCTTTGGCCCAATGGCGCAATATAAAATTGATGACGACAAACGTATTCAACTACAATACAACCTGATTCGTAGTCATTGTTCTGGTATGGGTGAAGCCTTTGAAGGTACCTATATACAAGCTGCCATGCTTTGTCAATTAAATACCATGATGTTAGCGCATTCAGGGATAGACAAACAGGTTCCAGAATTAATTAGTCAACTAATCAATCATAAAATTTGCCCTATTGTATTTGAACATGGAGGGGTAGGTGCTAGTGGTGATTTAGTGCAGTTGGCTCATTTGGCATTGGGATACATTGGAGAAGGAGATGTACTCTACAAAGGTCAAGTACAGCCTTGTGCAAAGGTTATGGAAGAACACAACATCAAGCCTTTAGAAATTCAAATGAGAGAAGGCTTATCTCTTATGAATGGTACTTCAGTGATGACTGGGGTAGGGTTTGTTAATGCTTCTTTGGCAAAAAATTTACTGGGCTGGTCAATCACAGCTTCTGCTATGCTGAATGAAATTGTTTGTGCCTATGACGATCATTTGTCAAAAGAATTAAACTACGCCAAACAACACAAGGGACAGCGAGTCATTGCAGATATTCTGAGATCTATTCTTGGCGATAGCCAGTTGACAGAAAATAGACAGGAACACTTATACAATACAGAAGTAAAAGAAACTGTCATCAAGAAAAAGGTACAAGAATACTATTCTTTGCGTTGTTTGCCTCAAATCTTGGGACCTATCTATGATGCACTCAGCCAAACCATTAATACCTTAGAAAATGAAGCCAATTCCGTCAATGATAATCCTATTATTGATGTAGCAACACAAAATGTTTATCATGGTGGTAATTTTCATGGGGATTATGTTTCTCTATCAATGGACCATCTGCGCCTAGCTGTCACTAAAATGTCTATGTTAGCGGAACGTCAATTGAATTTCTTGCTCAATCATAAAATCAACGATATTCTTCCTCCTTTTGTCAACTTAGGAGAACTAGGTTTTAACTTTGGAGTACAAGGGGCTCAATTTACAGCAACCTCTACCACCGCAGAAAACCAAATGTTATCTAACTCTATGTATGTTCATAGTATTCCTAACAACAATGACAACCAAGATGTAGTTAGCATGGGAACAAATTCTTCTTCTGCTACTCGTAGGGTGATTGAAAATGCGTATCAAGTTATCGCCATTGAATTCGTTGCTATTGTACAAGCGATTGAATATCTACAAATAGAGGACAAATTGAGTTCGTTCACCAAAGAACTCTATCAAGAACTCAAAACAATAACTCCTCCTTTTGTTGAAGATACCACCATGTATCAACGCAATACAGCAGTAAAAGAATATCTACAAAATAAACGCCTAGCTATTTTTGAACAGCCAAACTTATCCAACATTAGCTTAAATAATGCTAATGGTATAAAGACACACTAA
- the fabG gene encoding 3-oxoacyl-ACP reductase FabG: MKSEIYNNKYALVTGGSRGIGRAICEKLAEMGYNILVNYNSNLAAAEETAQLVEQHNVKAEVIQFDVANKEQVDKNLGQWMEDHPEQPIEVLVNNAGFRNDALFMWMEEENWNSVLDVNIAGFYNVTKPVFSKMLVHRYGRIVNVVSLSGIKGMPGQTNYSAAKAAIIGATKALAQEVGRSKITVNAVAPGFIKTDMTEGIEEKQYRSIIPLRRFGTAEEVADVVAFIASPKASYITGEVISINGGLHT, translated from the coding sequence ATGAAATCAGAGATTTACAACAATAAATATGCCCTAGTAACAGGCGGCTCAAGAGGTATTGGTAGAGCAATCTGTGAAAAATTAGCAGAGATGGGGTACAACATCTTAGTAAACTATAACAGTAACTTGGCGGCAGCTGAAGAAACAGCTCAACTAGTGGAACAGCACAATGTTAAAGCCGAAGTAATTCAGTTTGATGTTGCCAACAAAGAACAGGTGGACAAAAATCTAGGACAATGGATGGAAGATCATCCTGAGCAGCCTATAGAAGTACTCGTTAATAATGCTGGGTTCCGCAATGATGCTTTATTTATGTGGATGGAAGAGGAAAACTGGAATTCTGTACTAGATGTTAACATTGCTGGTTTTTATAATGTAACAAAACCTGTGTTTAGCAAAATGTTAGTCCACAGATATGGTCGCATTGTTAATGTCGTTTCTCTTTCAGGCATCAAGGGTATGCCTGGTCAAACCAACTATTCCGCAGCCAAAGCAGCTATTATTGGCGCTACTAAGGCACTTGCGCAAGAAGTTGGTCGTTCAAAAATTACAGTAAATGCAGTAGCACCTGGTTTTATCAAAACAGATATGACAGAAGGTATTGAAGAAAAACAGTATCGTTCTATTATTCCACTTCGTCGTTTTGGAACAGCAGAAGAAGTTGCTGATGTAGTTGCATTTATTGCCTCTCCCAAAGCCTCTTATATTACAGGGGAAGTTATTTCTATCAATGGGGGATTACACACTTAA
- a CDS encoding beta-ketoacyl-[acyl-carrier-protein] synthase family protein: MNRVVITGMGIYSCLGTNLAEVKESLYTGKSGIGMDPIRTEMGYRSALTGILPQPNLKKMLKRRMRVGMGQESQYAYLATVEALKTAGIDDAYIDNNIIGLLYGNDSTAQSVIEGIDKLREVKDTGLVGSGNIFKSMNSTITMNLSTIFRLKGINFTISAACASGSHAIGLGYMFIKQGLQSMVVCGGAQEVNPHAMGSFDGLGAFSVRMDEPTKASRPFDANRDGLVPSGGGATVILESYESAAARGATILAEVIGYGFSSNGLHISQPSVEGPARSLSMALEQANISASEIDYINAHATSTPLGDKHEAMAISSIFGGDNCPYVSSTKSMTGHECWMAGASEVVYSMLMMQNSFVAPNINLEQVAEEAKSLNLARTTVNHNIDTFLSNSFGFGGTNSSLIIRKFK; the protein is encoded by the coding sequence ATGAACAGAGTAGTTATTACAGGAATGGGAATTTACTCTTGTTTAGGTACTAACCTAGCAGAGGTAAAAGAGTCTCTATATACTGGCAAATCAGGAATAGGAATGGACCCAATTCGTACAGAAATGGGCTATCGTTCTGCGCTTACAGGTATACTTCCTCAGCCTAATTTAAAAAAAATGCTGAAACGCCGTATGCGAGTAGGCATGGGGCAAGAAAGTCAATATGCTTATCTAGCAACTGTTGAAGCCTTAAAAACAGCAGGAATTGATGATGCTTATATAGATAATAATATTATTGGCTTATTGTATGGAAATGACAGTACCGCTCAATCTGTTATTGAGGGAATTGACAAGCTCAGAGAAGTCAAAGATACGGGACTAGTAGGGTCGGGTAACATTTTCAAATCGATGAACTCAACCATTACAATGAACCTTTCAACTATCTTTAGATTAAAAGGTATCAACTTTACCATAAGTGCTGCCTGTGCTAGTGGCTCTCACGCCATTGGCTTGGGTTACATGTTTATCAAACAAGGCTTGCAAAGTATGGTAGTTTGTGGTGGAGCACAAGAAGTTAACCCTCATGCAATGGGAAGTTTTGATGGTTTAGGCGCTTTTTCAGTAAGAATGGATGAACCTACTAAAGCTTCTAGACCTTTTGATGCCAACCGAGATGGTCTAGTACCTAGTGGTGGTGGCGCTACTGTTATCCTAGAAAGTTACGAATCGGCCGCAGCACGTGGTGCTACAATTCTAGCAGAAGTGATTGGCTATGGTTTTTCTTCTAATGGATTGCATATTTCTCAACCCAGTGTAGAAGGGCCTGCTCGTTCATTGAGTATGGCTTTAGAACAAGCCAATATTTCAGCATCTGAAATAGATTACATCAATGCTCATGCTACCTCTACACCGCTAGGTGACAAACACGAAGCCATGGCGATCAGTTCTATTTTTGGTGGAGACAATTGCCCTTACGTTAGTTCTACCAAATCGATGACAGGACACGAATGTTGGATGGCTGGAGCCAGTGAGGTTGTATATAGTATGTTGATGATGCAAAATTCATTTGTAGCTCCCAACATTAATTTAGAGCAAGTTGCGGAAGAAGCTAAATCATTGAACTTAGCCCGAACAACCGTAAATCATAATATAGATACCTTTCTTTCCAACTCGTTTGGTTTTGGGGGTACTAATTCATCGTTAATCATCAGAAAATTCAAATAA
- a CDS encoding acyl carrier protein codes for MERAKIIETINGFLVDEFEVDPDDIILEENLHETLDLDSLDYVDLVVVIQSHFGFKLTAEDFKGVDTFKDFYAMIEEHLRKFTEENA; via the coding sequence ATGGAAAGAGCAAAGATAATAGAAACCATCAATGGTTTTTTAGTTGACGAATTTGAGGTCGACCCTGATGACATTATCCTAGAAGAAAATTTACATGAAACACTTGATTTAGATAGTTTAGATTATGTAGATTTAGTAGTTGTCATACAAAGTCACTTTGGTTTTAAACTAACCGCAGAAGACTTTAAGGGAGTTGATACATTTAAAGATTTCTACGCAATGATTGAAGAACATTTGCGCAAATTCACCGAAGAAAACGCATAG